Proteins encoded within one genomic window of Lemur catta isolate mLemCat1 chromosome 23, mLemCat1.pri, whole genome shotgun sequence:
- the CD34 gene encoding hematopoietic progenitor cell antigen CD34 isoform X3 → MLGRRGARAGPGMPRGWTALCLLSLLPSGFTNTDNLTTTATVQLTTPGTTSVIPTNLSSEETATPSTFGSTSPYSVSLGSNGTTATISETTVNFTSTSEVPLVAGTTNSSGQSQTSLAITVPTTLANFSTSEMTVKPSVSPGNVSDPSLNHTSLETPTTETYVSPTPTPRTIKGEIKCSGVKEVRLTQGICLELNETSSCEDFKKDKGEGLAQVLCREEQADAEAGARVCSLLLAQSEVKPQCLLLVLANRTEISSKLQLLKKHESDLEKLGIKSVTKQDVASHQSYSRKTLIALVTSGVLLAVLGITGYYLMNRRSWSPAGERLGEDPYYTENGGGQGYSSGPGASPEAQGKASVTRGAQENGTGQATSRNGHSARQHVVADTEL, encoded by the exons ATGCTGGGCCGCAGGGGCGCGCGCGCGGGGCCCGGGATGCCGCGGGGCTGGACCGCGCTCTGCTTGCTGAGTTTGCTGC CCTCCGGGTTCACAAATACAGACAATTTGACAACTACTGCTACTGTACAGTTAACTACCCCGGGAACGACTTCAGTTATTCCTACAAATTTATCCAGTGAGGAAACCGCAACACCAAGTACCTTTGGAAGTACCAGCCCATACTCTGTCTCTCTGGGCAGCAATGGGACCACAGCAACCATCTCAG AGACTACAGTCAATTTCACATCTACCTCTGAGGTCCCTCTAGTCGCTGGAACCACTAACTCCTCTGGCCAGTCTCAGACCTCCCTAGCCATCACAGTGCCCACCACCCTAGCCAACTTTTCGACTTCAGAGATGACCGTGAAGCCCAGCGTATCACCTGGAAATGTTTCGGATCCCTCACTCAACCACACCAGCCTTGAGACACCGACCACTGAAACTTACGTATCACCTACTCCTACCCCACGTACCATCAAG GGAGAAATCAAATGTTCAGGCGTCAAAGAAGTGAGATTGACTCAGGGCATCTGCCTGGAGCTAAATGAGACCTCCAGCTGT gAGGACTTTAAGAAGGACAAAGGAGAAGGCCTGGCCCAAGTACTGTGTAGGGAGGAGCAGGCTGACGCCGAGGCTGGGGCCCGTGTGTGCTCCTTGCTCCTTGCCCAGTCTGAGGTTAAGCCTCAGTGCCTGCTGCTGGTATTGGCCAACAGGACAG AAATTTCCAGCAAACTCCAGCTTCTGAAAAAGCACGAGTCTGACCTGGAAAAG CTGGGGATCAAAAGTGTCACTAAGCAAGATGTTGCGAGCCACCAGAGCTATTCCCGGAAGACCCTGATTGCACTGGTCACCTCGGGGGTCCTGCTGGCTGTCCTGGGCATCACTGGCTATTACCTGATGAATCGCCGCAGCTGGAGCCCCGCAGGAGAGAGGCTG GGCGAAGACCCTTATTACACGGAGAACGGTGGAGGCCAGGGCTATAGCTCAGGACCTGGGGCCTCCCCTGAGGCTCAGGGAAAGGCCAGTGTGACCCGAGGGGCTCAGGAGAACGGCACCGGCCAGGCCACCTCCAGAAACGGCCATTCGGCAAGACAACATGTGGTGGCTGATACTGAATTGTGA
- the CD34 gene encoding hematopoietic progenitor cell antigen CD34 isoform X4, with translation MQPTCEASRAGTSIHFTASGFTNTDNLTTTATVQLTTPGTTSVIPTNLSSEETATPSTFGSTSPYSVSLGSNGTTATISETTVNFTSTSEVPLVAGTTNSSGQSQTSLAITVPTTLANFSTSEMTVKPSVSPGNVSDPSLNHTSLETPTTETYVSPTPTPRTIKGEIKCSGVKEVRLTQGICLELNETSSCEDFKKDKGEGLAQVLCREEQADAEAGARVCSLLLAQSEVKPQCLLLVLANRTEISSKLQLLKKHESDLEKLGIKSVTKQDVASHQSYSRKTLIALVTSGVLLAVLGITGYYLMNRRSWSPAGERLGEDPYYTENGGGQGYSSGPGASPEAQGKASVTRGAQENGTGQATSRNGHSARQHVVADTEL, from the exons CCTCCGGGTTCACAAATACAGACAATTTGACAACTACTGCTACTGTACAGTTAACTACCCCGGGAACGACTTCAGTTATTCCTACAAATTTATCCAGTGAGGAAACCGCAACACCAAGTACCTTTGGAAGTACCAGCCCATACTCTGTCTCTCTGGGCAGCAATGGGACCACAGCAACCATCTCAG AGACTACAGTCAATTTCACATCTACCTCTGAGGTCCCTCTAGTCGCTGGAACCACTAACTCCTCTGGCCAGTCTCAGACCTCCCTAGCCATCACAGTGCCCACCACCCTAGCCAACTTTTCGACTTCAGAGATGACCGTGAAGCCCAGCGTATCACCTGGAAATGTTTCGGATCCCTCACTCAACCACACCAGCCTTGAGACACCGACCACTGAAACTTACGTATCACCTACTCCTACCCCACGTACCATCAAG GGAGAAATCAAATGTTCAGGCGTCAAAGAAGTGAGATTGACTCAGGGCATCTGCCTGGAGCTAAATGAGACCTCCAGCTGT gAGGACTTTAAGAAGGACAAAGGAGAAGGCCTGGCCCAAGTACTGTGTAGGGAGGAGCAGGCTGACGCCGAGGCTGGGGCCCGTGTGTGCTCCTTGCTCCTTGCCCAGTCTGAGGTTAAGCCTCAGTGCCTGCTGCTGGTATTGGCCAACAGGACAG AAATTTCCAGCAAACTCCAGCTTCTGAAAAAGCACGAGTCTGACCTGGAAAAG CTGGGGATCAAAAGTGTCACTAAGCAAGATGTTGCGAGCCACCAGAGCTATTCCCGGAAGACCCTGATTGCACTGGTCACCTCGGGGGTCCTGCTGGCTGTCCTGGGCATCACTGGCTATTACCTGATGAATCGCCGCAGCTGGAGCCCCGCAGGAGAGAGGCTG GGCGAAGACCCTTATTACACGGAGAACGGTGGAGGCCAGGGCTATAGCTCAGGACCTGGGGCCTCCCCTGAGGCTCAGGGAAAGGCCAGTGTGACCCGAGGGGCTCAGGAGAACGGCACCGGCCAGGCCACCTCCAGAAACGGCCATTCGGCAAGACAACATGTGGTGGCTGATACTGAATTGTGA